The following are encoded in a window of Vespula pensylvanica isolate Volc-1 chromosome 2, ASM1446617v1, whole genome shotgun sequence genomic DNA:
- the LOC122638196 gene encoding uncharacterized protein LOC122638196 — MATISWLNILRVRSFLQLDRHLLSLLNNTHKQKTIRRNIYVSEKNEEEEKKKEQAKRDSESKITLLLPNDSMTITYLEDAKKLAKRRNLILTKVENEQKNSSRDTYKLVKLGEEFLETTDNVTENKIKAERNGKIKQIQISGKISTHDLNIKLKHVNKLLSKQYKIKFIINHDSDTQDKIFKYAESNIKQHGTIQKTVKSLYTTLIITPILNEDSNKNPHDVNGFVHSVSLTM; from the exons ATGGCTACAATATCCTggttaaatatattaagagTGAGATCGTTTCTACAACTCGATCGTCATTTATtaagtttattaaataatactcaCAAGCAAaaaacgataagaagaaacatttatgtttctgaaaaaaacgaagaagaggagaaaaagaaagaacaagcgAAGAGAGATAGTGAATCTAAAATAACACTTTTATTACCAAACGATTCTATGACAATTACGTATTTGGAGGATGCCAAGAAACTCGCAAAGCgtcgaaatttaatattaacaaaagtagaaaatgaacaaaaaaattcatctAGAGATACGTACAAACTCGTAAAACTAGGAGAAGAATTCTTAGAAACGACAGATAATGttacagaaaataaaattaaagcaGAACGAAATggtaaaataaaacagatacAGATATCTGGTAAAATTTCTACGCATGATctcaatataaaattaaaacatgtCAATAAGTTATTAAGTAAACAGTATAAGATCAAGTTTATCATTAATCATGATTCGGACACACAA gataaaatatttaaatatgcaGAATCTAATATAAAACAGCATGGAACAATACAAAAAACCGTAAAATCATTGTATACAACACTTATAATTACTCCTATTTTAAATGAAGATAGCAATAAGAATCCGCATgatgtaaat ggATTTGTTCATTCAGTATCCTTAACTATGTAA
- the LOC122637728 gene encoding stabilizer of axonemal microtubules 1 isoform X1: protein MEICPPDPVKERRPVSIIEAKNKIRLDHDECCNCCCCCIPQPTAFEYIQPEIPKSFRPIRYYWKSDVPMEEGTTYRYSYWDGPRPLVEPIKPKDCLTVGDGCITDETTHKLSYLGNWCIKTEPCITPCDKQWLGRGPMQDETTQKHDYTWKSIIPPEAIKTRSSLYLPCASLSDDTTYRLSYFPSGCRLPTQSYAPKQEYNKPEVPMDGCTTYRLSYWPNEPPTKEDQPWRKKEEYHRPVDTMENCTTYKLSYWPHCEKPRTPFMVQDSENILNADCCFNDDTIYQLSYFNCGGERSDAVKPQENICVSSCPLSHDTVHKLSFLGNWCVTPEKSIIPCDRQLLGRGPMQDETTQKHDYTWRQCIPPSGIRPEDNLICAPLPLECCTTHRLSYIPNNYASLLRNNSYTYQRLYQRPSLPMESETTMRLSYQPVEPAVPVSKPWSKIPLYRSPITPLDDNTTYNLSYIPPGTLVPLSPCCAPCSTSNNCTVPSCQPCQPCQVCPAS, encoded by the exons ATGGAGATTTGCCCTCCCGACCC AGTTAAAGAAAGGCGTCCGGTGTCAATTATAGAagcaaagaataaaattcga CTGGATCACGATGAATGCTGCaattgttgttgctgctgcatACCACAACCCACTGCTTTC gaATATATTCAACCGGAAATACCGAAATCCTTCCGACCAATTCGA taTTATTGGAAATCGGATGTGCCAATGGAGGAAGGCACAACTTATCGATATTCCTATTGGGACGGACCTCGTCCACTTGTTGAACCGATAAAACCCAAAGATTGTCTAACTGTTGGTGATGGTTGCATAACCGACGAAACGACACataaa CTGAGTTACTTGGGTAATTGGTGCATTAAAACGGAACCATGCATTACACCCTGCGATAAGCAATGGCTTGGCAGAGGTCCTATGCAAGACGAAACTACTCAAAAACACGATTATACGTGGAAATCGATAATACCACCTGAAGCTATTAAAACAAGAAGCAGTTTGTATCTTCCTTGTGCTTCTCTTTCTG atgACACGACTTATCGATTAAGTTATTTCCCTTCTGGTTGTCGTCTTCCTACGCAGTCTTATGCGCCTAAACAAGAATATAACAAGCCAGAAGTACCGATGGATGGTTGCACGACATATAGATTGAGCTATTGGCCAAACGAACCACCAACGAAG GAAGATCAACCTTggcgaaagaaggaagaatatcATCGGCCAGTTGATACTATGGAAAATTGTACAACATATAAACTGAGCTACTGGCCACATTGTGAGAAACCTCGAACACCTTTTATGGTACAGGATTCAGAAAATATACTTAATGCAG ATTGTTGCTTCAACGATGACACAATTTATCAATTGAGTTACTTCAATTGTGGAGGCGAGAGAAGTGATGCAGTAAAACCACAGGAGAACATTTGTGTGTCGTCTTGTCCACTTTCTCATGATACAGTTCATAAA TTGAGTTTCCTAGGGAATTGGTGTGTTACACCCGAAAAATCTATAATACCCTGTGATAGACAATTATTAGGCAGAGGACCTATGCAAGATGAGACAACACAAAAACATGATTACACTTGGCGACAGTGTATACCTCCGTCAGGAATAAGACCAGAAGATAATCTTATATGTGCTCCACTTCCATTGGAAT GTTGTACCACTCATAGATTGTCATACATACCAAACAATTATGCGTCATTGTTACGAAATAATTCGTACACTTATCAACGCTTATACCAACGGCCAAGTTTGCCGATGGAATCAGAGACTACCATGCGTTTGAGTTATCAACCTGTTGAACCTGCGGTTCCAGTGTCTAAACCTTGGAGCAAAATACCATTGTATCGTTCACCGATTACTCCTTTAGATGACAATACAACGTATAATTTAAG CTACATACCACCTGGAACTCTGGTGCCATTGTCACCGTGTTGTGCACCTTGTTCTACGTCAAATAATTGTACcg taccATCATGTCAACCGTGTCAACCGTGTCAAGTTTGTCCTGCGTCTTAG
- the LOC122637737 gene encoding endocuticle structural glycoprotein SgAbd-8 — translation MKRVILAVILGLAVAQDPNYRSNYQDDDRQNAATDGRRGTTTTPIPILHWNKQQEHDGTYKTSYETGNNIIAEESGYIKTVGEGAEQGEALVQQGSYSYMSPEGQLITIHYTADETGFHASGDHIPTPPPVSEEIQKGLDLIFAGIRQQEEAEAREAASKNQQQPLSQQIDRRDDYDKKFRQ, via the exons ATGAAACGCGTG ATACTAGCCGTGATCTTGGGTTTAGCAGTAGCCCAAGATCCAAATTATCGCAGTAATTACCAGGACGATGATCGACAGAACGCTGCTACCGATGGAAGACGAGGTACAACGACAACGCCTATTCCTATTTTACATTGGAACAAACAACAAGAACACGATGGAACCTACAAGACAAg TTACGAAACCGGGAATAATATCATTGCCGAAGAGAGCGGTTACATCAAAACGGTTGGCGAAGGTGCGGAACAAGGTGAGGCATTGGTACAACAGGGGAGTTATTCCTACATGAGTCCGGAGGGACAGTTGATCACCATTCATTATACCGCGGACGAGACGGGCTTTCACGCGTCCGGTGATCATATTCCCACGCCACCACCAGTCAGTGAAGAGATTCAGAAAGGCCTCGACCTCATCTTTGCAGGCATTCGACAACAGgag GAAGCCGAAGCGCGAGAGGCCGCCTCGAAGAACCAACAACAACCACTGAGCCAACAAATCGATAGGAGGGACGATTACGATAAAAAGTTCCGACAATAA
- the LOC122638191 gene encoding cytochrome P450 302a1, mitochondrial isoform X2 yields MFFQMRKFQVISLLSKKLCLQLFTNNYSVNFSTMNKTVLHSFQDIPGPISLPLIGTLYKYIPLIGEYSFTRLYESGVKKLKHYGPLIREEIVPGVQIVLVYRPEDIAEIFKAETGLYPERRSHLALLKYRKDRSDIYNTGGLLPTNGLEWWRLRKEFQKVLNKPNHVVSYLQDTDHVIKEFLPLCTEEKFDDFLPLLSRLFLELTCFTAFDVRMNSFSKEERQKDSRSSKLIDAAFTTNSAILKLDNGPRLWRFFDTFLYKKMCKAQKYMENIAIEMVTQKMQKKKISQKNSFLDAYLSNPALDKKDIVGMACDMLLAGIDTTTYTMAFVFYHLGKNPKCQEKLRSECLTLLPDSNEAIETNILHKAYYAKAVLKETFRLNPVSIGIGRILQTDIVLSGYHVPKGTVVVTQNQVTCRRPEYFDDPYSFIPERWLRKNIDTESKDFNIVKSVNPYLVLPFGHGPRSCIARRFAEQSMLTLLIRMCRELEFTWYGENLGCKSLLINKPDGPIKLNFTRYKQQ; encoded by the exons atgttctTTCAAATGAGAAAGTTTCAAGTTATCTCATTGCTGTCAAAAAAATTATGCCTGCAATTATTTACCAATAATTACTCAGTCAATTTTTCTACAATGAATAAAACGGTCTTGCATTCCTTTCAAGATATTCCAGGACCAATATCTTTGCCTTTAATTGGGACATTGTATAAATACATTCCTTTAATTG GTGAATATTCATTTACAAGACTTTACGAAAGCGGAGTTAAAAAGTTAAAACATTATGGTCCATTGATACGAGAAGAAATAGTGCCAGGTGTACAAATTGTATTAGTTTATCGTCCTGAAGATATCGCAGAAATTTTTAAAGCAGAAACAGGTCTATATCCTGAACGCAGAAGTCATTTAGCTCTTTTGAAATATAGAAAGGATAGAagcgatatatataatacaggAGGTCTCTTACCgac aaatgGACTTGAATGGTGGAGATTACGTAAGGAGTTTCAAAAGGTTCTTAACAAACCGAATCATGTTGTTAGTTATCTGCAAGACACAGATCATGttattaaagaatttctccctctttgtactgaagaaaaatttgatgatTTCTTACCATTACTTTCGCGTCTCTTTCTTGAAT TAACATGTTTCACGGCCTTTGATGTAAGAATGAATAGCttttcgaaggaagaaagacagaaagattCTAGAAGTTCGAAACTCATTGATGCAGCATTTACAACTAATAGTGCTATTTTAAAACTAGACAATGGACCTAGGCTGTGGCGATTTTTCGACacgtttctttataaaaaaatgtgcaAAGCACAAAAGTATATGGAAAA taTTGCAATAGAAATGGTAACTCAGAAaatgcagaaaaaaaaaatttctcagaAAAACTCATTTCTTGACGCATACTTGAGTAATCCTGCTTTagacaaaaaagatatagttGGTATGGCTTGCGATATGTTGCTCGCAGGTATCGATACT ACAACTTATACTATGGCTTTCGTTTTCTATCACCTTGGAAAAAATCCTAAGTGccaagaaaaattaagatcaGAATGTTTAACGTTATTACCCGATAGTAATGAAGCcatagaaacaaatattttgcaCAAAGCTTATTATGCGAAGGCTGTactaaaagaaacatttagaTTGAATCCAGTATCAATTGGAATAGGACGTATTTTGCAAACTGATATTGTTCTTAGTGGCTACCACGTGCCTAAAGGT ACTGTAGTTGTAACGCAGAATCAAGTAACGTGCCGACGTCCCGAGTATTTCGATGACCCATATTCATTTATACCAGAAAGATGGTTACGGAAAAATATAGACACCGAAAgtaaagattttaatattgtaaaatctGTTAATCCATATTTAGTATTACCCTTTGGTCATGGACCACGATCTTGCATCGCAAGACGTTTTGCTGAACAAAGCATGCTAACTTTATTAATACGA ATGTGTCGAGAATTGGAATTCACTTGGTATGGTGAAAATCTTGGTTGTAAgtctttgttaattaataaaccaGATGGTCCTATCAAGCTCAATTTTACAAGATACAAACagcaatga
- the LOC122637728 gene encoding stabilizer of axonemal microtubules 1 isoform X2 codes for MEEGTTYRYSYWDGPRPLVEPIKPKDCLTVGDGCITDETTHKLSYLGNWCIKTEPCITPCDKQWLGRGPMQDETTQKHDYTWKSIIPPEAIKTRSSLYLPCASLSDDTTYRLSYFPSGCRLPTQSYAPKQEYNKPEVPMDGCTTYRLSYWPNEPPTKEDQPWRKKEEYHRPVDTMENCTTYKLSYWPHCEKPRTPFMVQDSENILNADCCFNDDTIYQLSYFNCGGERSDAVKPQENICVSSCPLSHDTVHKLSFLGNWCVTPEKSIIPCDRQLLGRGPMQDETTQKHDYTWRQCIPPSGIRPEDNLICAPLPLECCTTHRLSYIPNNYASLLRNNSYTYQRLYQRPSLPMESETTMRLSYQPVEPAVPVSKPWSKIPLYRSPITPLDDNTTYNLSYIPPGTLVPLSPCCAPCSTSNNCTVPSCQPCQPCQVCPAS; via the exons ATGGAGGAAGGCACAACTTATCGATATTCCTATTGGGACGGACCTCGTCCACTTGTTGAACCGATAAAACCCAAAGATTGTCTAACTGTTGGTGATGGTTGCATAACCGACGAAACGACACataaa CTGAGTTACTTGGGTAATTGGTGCATTAAAACGGAACCATGCATTACACCCTGCGATAAGCAATGGCTTGGCAGAGGTCCTATGCAAGACGAAACTACTCAAAAACACGATTATACGTGGAAATCGATAATACCACCTGAAGCTATTAAAACAAGAAGCAGTTTGTATCTTCCTTGTGCTTCTCTTTCTG atgACACGACTTATCGATTAAGTTATTTCCCTTCTGGTTGTCGTCTTCCTACGCAGTCTTATGCGCCTAAACAAGAATATAACAAGCCAGAAGTACCGATGGATGGTTGCACGACATATAGATTGAGCTATTGGCCAAACGAACCACCAACGAAG GAAGATCAACCTTggcgaaagaaggaagaatatcATCGGCCAGTTGATACTATGGAAAATTGTACAACATATAAACTGAGCTACTGGCCACATTGTGAGAAACCTCGAACACCTTTTATGGTACAGGATTCAGAAAATATACTTAATGCAG ATTGTTGCTTCAACGATGACACAATTTATCAATTGAGTTACTTCAATTGTGGAGGCGAGAGAAGTGATGCAGTAAAACCACAGGAGAACATTTGTGTGTCGTCTTGTCCACTTTCTCATGATACAGTTCATAAA TTGAGTTTCCTAGGGAATTGGTGTGTTACACCCGAAAAATCTATAATACCCTGTGATAGACAATTATTAGGCAGAGGACCTATGCAAGATGAGACAACACAAAAACATGATTACACTTGGCGACAGTGTATACCTCCGTCAGGAATAAGACCAGAAGATAATCTTATATGTGCTCCACTTCCATTGGAAT GTTGTACCACTCATAGATTGTCATACATACCAAACAATTATGCGTCATTGTTACGAAATAATTCGTACACTTATCAACGCTTATACCAACGGCCAAGTTTGCCGATGGAATCAGAGACTACCATGCGTTTGAGTTATCAACCTGTTGAACCTGCGGTTCCAGTGTCTAAACCTTGGAGCAAAATACCATTGTATCGTTCACCGATTACTCCTTTAGATGACAATACAACGTATAATTTAAG CTACATACCACCTGGAACTCTGGTGCCATTGTCACCGTGTTGTGCACCTTGTTCTACGTCAAATAATTGTACcg taccATCATGTCAACCGTGTCAACCGTGTCAAGTTTGTCCTGCGTCTTAG
- the LOC122637732 gene encoding uncharacterized protein LOC122637732 — MHIRVLVGSIVLTLSICWSASNAYEAEGRSWNYVPNTQYHIQTDEGPERYFRFQTLNGQFRKEKRLADGTVIGTEAWLDPLGYLRYKDYIADHQGYRILKSKMTYVGKDTPIHEALIRTKDAPAQSGVLVKTRKPPNPFRKPNRNVGGVSPLSRKDIRTGYYTPTTIRPITISPYLSQPSNDYYPNRANYVSPIVDSQNSNDYTRAESPYYRRNSVQPIQVLQPPVPSGDTSYRSSSPSRTSQSQLADDIVPHNEVHTTANGFEYYLRRQYHEEEREPNGESIGSFGYIDPFGIRRVIYYKTDPQTGGFVHKKNNRYVGFAAKPYDPSPPDLSRTNRMSS, encoded by the exons ATGCATATCCGTGTGTTGGTCGGATCGATCGTCTTAACG ctTTCGATTTGTTGGTCGGCATCAAACGCTTACGAAGCCGAAGGAAGAAGCTGGAATTATGTTCCAAATACACAGTACCATATACAGACTGATGAAGGTCCAGAACGATACTTTCGCTTTCAGACATTGAACGGTcagtttcgaaaagaaaaaagattggcCGATGGCACGGTCATTGGTACGGAGGCCTGGCTCGATCCTCTTGGATATTTGCGTTACAAAGATTACATTGCTGACCATCAGGGCTATCGAATTTTAAA ATCGAAGATGACGTACGTGGGGAAGGATACGCCGATTCACGAAGCTCTAATAAGAACCAAGGATGCACCAGCACAAAGTGGAGTTTTAGTCAAGACTAGAAAGCCACCAAATCCGTTCAG GAAGCCGAACAGGAATGTAGGAGGTGTCAGTCCTTTGTCCAGGAAGGATATTAGGACCGGTTATTACACTCCAACAACTATCAGGCCGATCACGATCTCGCCGTATCTGTCACAGCCCAGCAACGATTATTATCCGAACCGAGCAAATTACGTATCACCGATCGTTGATTCGcaaaattcgaacgattataCGCGAGCTGAGAGTCCTTATTACAGAAGGAACTCGGTACAACCTATTCAAGTTCTTCAACCACCTGTTCCAAGCGGTGATACGTCTTACAGATCGTCTAGCCCATCTCGAACGTCTCAAAGTCAGCTGGCCGATGATATTGTACCCCATAACGAAGTCCATACCACTGCTAATGGTTTCGAATATTATCTTAGACGTCAATATCACGAAGAAGAACGTGAGCCTAATGGAGAGAGCATTGGTTCTTTCGGTTATATCGATCCTTTTGGTATCAGAAGAGTCATCTATTACAAGACGGATCCACAAACTGGTGGATTCgttcataaaaagaataacagaTATGTTGGCTTTGCAGCAAAGCCGTACGATCCATCGCCACCTGATCTATCTCGAACGAATAGAATGTCTTCCTAA
- the LOC122638191 gene encoding cytochrome P450 302a1, mitochondrial isoform X1, protein MFFQMRKFQVISLLSKKLCLQLFTNNYSVNFSTMNKTVLHSFQDIPGPISLPLIGTLYKYIPLIGEYSFTRLYESGVKKLKHYGPLIREEIVPGVQIVLVYRPEDIAEIFKAETGLYPERRSHLALLKYRKDRSDIYNTGGLLPTNGLEWWRLRKEFQKVLNKPNHVVSYLQDTDHVIKEFLPLCTEEKFDDFLPLLSRLFLELTCFTAFDVRMNSFSKEERQKDSRSSKLIDAAFTTNSAILKLDNGPRLWRFFDTFLYKKMCKAQKYMEKYAIQFLYIINIFLFIIFKYYFIFFFLILLFSYSIAIEMVTQKMQKKKISQKNSFLDAYLSNPALDKKDIVGMACDMLLAGIDTTTYTMAFVFYHLGKNPKCQEKLRSECLTLLPDSNEAIETNILHKAYYAKAVLKETFRLNPVSIGIGRILQTDIVLSGYHVPKGTVVVTQNQVTCRRPEYFDDPYSFIPERWLRKNIDTESKDFNIVKSVNPYLVLPFGHGPRSCIARRFAEQSMLTLLIRMCRELEFTWYGENLGCKSLLINKPDGPIKLNFTRYKQQ, encoded by the exons atgttctTTCAAATGAGAAAGTTTCAAGTTATCTCATTGCTGTCAAAAAAATTATGCCTGCAATTATTTACCAATAATTACTCAGTCAATTTTTCTACAATGAATAAAACGGTCTTGCATTCCTTTCAAGATATTCCAGGACCAATATCTTTGCCTTTAATTGGGACATTGTATAAATACATTCCTTTAATTG GTGAATATTCATTTACAAGACTTTACGAAAGCGGAGTTAAAAAGTTAAAACATTATGGTCCATTGATACGAGAAGAAATAGTGCCAGGTGTACAAATTGTATTAGTTTATCGTCCTGAAGATATCGCAGAAATTTTTAAAGCAGAAACAGGTCTATATCCTGAACGCAGAAGTCATTTAGCTCTTTTGAAATATAGAAAGGATAGAagcgatatatataatacaggAGGTCTCTTACCgac aaatgGACTTGAATGGTGGAGATTACGTAAGGAGTTTCAAAAGGTTCTTAACAAACCGAATCATGTTGTTAGTTATCTGCAAGACACAGATCATGttattaaagaatttctccctctttgtactgaagaaaaatttgatgatTTCTTACCATTACTTTCGCGTCTCTTTCTTGAAT TAACATGTTTCACGGCCTTTGATGTAAGAATGAATAGCttttcgaaggaagaaagacagaaagattCTAGAAGTTCGAAACTCATTGATGCAGCATTTACAACTAATAGTGCTATTTTAAAACTAGACAATGGACCTAGGCTGTGGCGATTTTTCGACacgtttctttataaaaaaatgtgcaAAGCACAAAAGTATATGGAAAAGTATGCTATACAATttctgtatattataaatatttttttatttattatttttaaatattattttattttcttttttcttatacttcttttttcttatagtaTTGCAATAGAAATGGTAACTCAGAAaatgcagaaaaaaaaaatttctcagaAAAACTCATTTCTTGACGCATACTTGAGTAATCCTGCTTTagacaaaaaagatatagttGGTATGGCTTGCGATATGTTGCTCGCAGGTATCGATACT ACAACTTATACTATGGCTTTCGTTTTCTATCACCTTGGAAAAAATCCTAAGTGccaagaaaaattaagatcaGAATGTTTAACGTTATTACCCGATAGTAATGAAGCcatagaaacaaatattttgcaCAAAGCTTATTATGCGAAGGCTGTactaaaagaaacatttagaTTGAATCCAGTATCAATTGGAATAGGACGTATTTTGCAAACTGATATTGTTCTTAGTGGCTACCACGTGCCTAAAGGT ACTGTAGTTGTAACGCAGAATCAAGTAACGTGCCGACGTCCCGAGTATTTCGATGACCCATATTCATTTATACCAGAAAGATGGTTACGGAAAAATATAGACACCGAAAgtaaagattttaatattgtaaaatctGTTAATCCATATTTAGTATTACCCTTTGGTCATGGACCACGATCTTGCATCGCAAGACGTTTTGCTGAACAAAGCATGCTAACTTTATTAATACGA ATGTGTCGAGAATTGGAATTCACTTGGTATGGTGAAAATCTTGGTTGTAAgtctttgttaattaataaaccaGATGGTCCTATCAAGCTCAATTTTACAAGATACAAACagcaatga
- the LOC122638192 gene encoding 26S proteasome regulatory subunit 7, translating into MPDHLGEDMRKVKTEDEKEEKEIKSLDEADIALLKTYGQGQYTKSIKAVEEDIQTIIKRVNELTGIKESDTGLAPPALWDLAADKQTLQNEQPLQVARCTKIINADSDDPKYIINVKQFAKFVVDLADTVAPTDIEEGMRVGVDRNKYQIHIPLPPKIDPTVTMMQVEEKPDVTYSDVGGCKEQIEKLREVVETPLLHPEKFVNLGIEPPKGVLLFGPPGTGKTLCARAVANRTDACFIRVIGSELVQKYVGEGARMVRELFEMARSKKACLIFFDEIDAIGGARFDDGAGGDNEVQRTMLELINQLDGFDPRGNIKVLMATNRPDTLDPALMRPGRLDRKVEFGLPDLEGRTHIFKIHARSMSVERDIRFELLARLCPNSTGAEIRSVCTEAGMFAIRARRKVATEKDFLEAVNKVIKSYAKFSATPKYMTYN; encoded by the exons atgccGGACCATTTAGGAGAAGATATGCGCAAAGTAAAAACggaggatgaaaaagaagagaaggaaattaaGT CTCTCGATGAGGCTGATATCGCATTGCTGAAAACATAC GGTCAAGGTCAATATACGAAGAGTATAAAGGCGGTTGAAGAAGATATACAAACTATAATTAAACGTGTAAACGAATTGACAGGAATTAAAGAATCAGACACAGGTTTAGCACCTCCAGCTCTTTGGGATTTAGCGGCGGACAAACAAACTCTTCAAAATGAACAACCTTTACAAGTCGCTCGTTGTaccaaaattattaatgctGACTCTGATGATCcaaagtatattataaatgtgaaACAATTTGCTAAGTTTGTAGTCGACTTGGCAGATACAGTAGCACCAACGGATATAGAAGAAGGCATGAGAGTTGGAGTAGATCGTAATAAGTATCAAATTCATATCCCATTACCACCTAAGATAGATCCAACTGTTACCATGATGCAAGTAGAGGAAAAGCCAGATGTAACGTATAGCGATGTAGGTGGTTGTAAAGAACAAATAGAGAAATTGAGAGAAGTGGTAGAAACACCCTTACTTCAT cCAGAAAAGTTTGTCAACTTGGGTATTGAACCTCCCAAAGGTGTATTATTGTTTGGACCACCTGGAACTGGTAAAACATTATGCGCAAGAGCAGTGGCCAATAGAACAGATGCTTGTTTTATACGTGTTATTGGTTCAGAATTAGTTCAAAAATATGTCGGAGaa GGTGCAAGAATGGTAAGAGAGTTGTTTGAAATGGCACGTAGTAAAAAAgcttgtttaatattttttgatgaaATTGATGCCATTGGTGGCGCTCGTTTTGACGATGGAGCTGGTGGTGACAATGAAGTACAAAGGACGATGTTAGAATTGATTAATCAGTTAGATGG cTTCGATCCTCGAGGTAATATCAAAGTTTTAATGGCAACTAATCGACCAGATACGTTAGATCCCGCATTAATGCGGCCAGGACGTTTGGATAGGAAAGTTGAGTTTGGTTTACCGGATCTTGAGGGTCGAacacatatttttaaaattcacgCGCGTTCAATGAGCGTCGAAAGGGATATCAGATTTGAGTTACTTGCTCGTTTATGCCCTAACAGTACAGGAGCTGAAATACGTTCAGTATGTACAGAAGCTGGAATGTTCGCAATTCGTGCACGTCGCAAAGTAGCaacagaaaaagattttctcgaAGCTGTGAACAAAGTTATTAAGTCCTATGCTAAATTCTCCGCTACTCCTAAATATATGACTTATAATTAA